The Macrobrachium nipponense isolate FS-2020 chromosome 44, ASM1510439v2, whole genome shotgun sequence genome contains the following window.
TTGGTTTTAGGATACTAGAAAGATTagacttattatttttttgtacatgaattACTGATGCTTTTCTCTTGCATTACAGAATACCTTGTGCCCTGATGGAGGGAAAGCGTCGCCCATCAACTTTGTACTAACAAGAGTTAAAGGACCCATTTCCTCTCCTTCAGAAGATGCCAAAATCTATCAGTCTTCCTCCTTACCCCTACCAGCGATTGGGGCTGTGGAAGAAACACTACAACATGTATGTTGTAATCGCTTGTTTACCACTACATTGCACTACCAGTCTCACCTTATAGAAAAAGCCGAGACTGATCAGGCACACGAATTTAAATTACTTGAAATGGGTTTGTTACGGTGTTCGTTATGTTCTATATGGGTGCAGAGTAGTGGGATGTCTTTGCACTTGAGAAAATTCCATGGCATTATAAAAGTCAATAAAAATGCTACGTCGCTTGGTGAGCTCTCTAGTGGCAATAAAGCAGAGACTACGGTAAAGCCTGGGAAAAGTTATGTGATCAAAGTCAGCGGTCAGACTGTGTCTGCAGGGCAGCCACTTGTAGGCAGTTCCACCAAGAAATctaataatattgaaatattatCTTCCAGTGCAAGTCTTACCAAACCAGCCTATAAATTAATAACATCGGATGGGAAGGTTTATCCAAATACTATACGCCTTCAGAATTCATCCAGTGGAATAGGAGGAAAGGTCATTGTCCGACCATCTGTGCCGTTTAATAATGGTGTACCTGTGGTGACCTACGGGTCTCGAATGATCATGAAAGCGAATAGAAATATATCGGAAGGGAAGATCAGAATGCCAATATCCAGTAAAACTGGTATTTGCAAAGTAGTACCTGCTGGTGGGGCAGTGTTGCAAAGCACCTCTCAGTTTGCAAAGTCAGTCGGTGGTGTCACCACTGTGCAGATCAGTGGTGGGAATATTGTGGCTACTTCAAGTTCAGGCAAGGTGTCAAAAATGAAGACGAAGTTCTGTGCAGAGTTAGGGAAACCATTAATAAATGttgataagaaaataatatctaGATCTTATAAGGTTGTAGAAAAATGCTCAAGTAACAAGACTTTGCCATTAACAAATGTAGATTTAGAaaggacaaataaaaataagagtacGAATGTGGGTGTTGAAACAACAGTGAAATCTCCTGGCGAAAAAAGTGAGGTATCTCATACCAGGACTAAAGGCGTGAGTAACAGAAAGAAGGAATTGATGCTAGATATGGAAGGTCCAGATGAAAAGCTTGCATTTTTGAAATTTGATCACAGTGATGACATATTTGAGGAATTTGCTTTAAGTTTAGAGAAAATTCAGAAGGAGAAAGAGTCTCTGGCAAAAAAAGGGAAGCCAAGCACCAAACAAAAATCTGTACCTCCTGTAAGCAATCAAAGCACAGTAGTGCCTAGTGAAAAAAGTGACTGTAATGGAAAAGCAGAGAGTTCAAAGCCTGTGTCCAATAAAAAACGCCGTAAGCAAGTCTTGAAGCCTGTGCTGGAACCTGGAGGTGACGTCAACATGGAAACTCCAATCACTTCCAAAGTCAAAGTGaggaaaaagggtaaaaatgtgTTACCAGACAGTGAATGCCATACACCCAAAGTTGGTAAAAAAACTAGTCCAACCATCACAGTTAATACGaagaaatatagaagaaaattTAAAGAGAACAAATGTGATACTCCTAAATGTACTCCAAAGACATCTCAGCAgacacctaaaggtaaacgtGGTGGTTGGAAAAAGAAAAGGCCAGTTGGACGCCCCCGCAGAGAGGAAGTTAGTGAAGTGAGCACTCCTAATTTAACCGGGTTAGACACAATGTTTAATGAACCAACTCATGAAGATGTGGAGAATGAACCAGTATTGTCACCCAAACGTGAAGAGGAGGACAATATTCCTACTGTAGAATTGGACCTGTTTACTCTATCCTCGCTTAATGAAAAAGTATCTGTTTTGCTCACAGAGCCCCATAACCCAGATTTTAAAGTTTATGCCAGCATGGATGCAATATTTGTTGGAGATTCCGCTCTTGGTGACGTTACAAACCAAATTGGGTATGTGACAGACTCCAACAATGTTGTGTTTGTAAATCCTGGTCATTTCCTCTTCCCCAATGTACAGGAACTTGATAAATTTATTCCTAGCCCAATAATGACAATAAAGGAAAAGATGAGCTTGTCACCTAGAAAGCTATGTAAACGTGCCACTAATGTTAAATTATCAGTAATTAGTAAAGAGAATCAGGGTGTTGAAAATAATCAAGAATCTCAGGGAAATAGTAGAGAATCTAAGATATCTCCTACCAAGAAGAAAACTAGTATTGCAGACAGTAAGATAAACTCTTATACTGGGCATAAAAAATCATTGAAGGACAAAAGTTTAGGGTTGATGGTATCAAGCAGTGATGTTGTGCGAGATAGTAAAGAGAATGTTCCCCTAGCTAGATTGGACGGTTCTTCTGGAAACTCAAAGGATGTGAGGGTAAGACGACGTAGTGCTCGTCACAGcggagaaaataaaggagatgaacaGTTGCCTTCAGTTTTAAATAAAGATGAAGAATTGCCTGGTGCTGAAATAGAAATTAAGAAAGGGGAACCTAGGTCCAGAACAATGTCAGGGAGTCTGAAATTGGGGAGAAATGTACAGGTAAAGCACTTAATTGATGGTCAAGGTAAAGAGGAAAATGTAGACTGTGACAAGGTTGACTGTGACAAGATTTTGAAAGTCGTGATATCTCCTATCAAGTCCGAATTCCAGAACTTGGTACAAGAGTTGAAAGCGGGACTTCTAAAGTCTTCAGGGAATCACAGAATAGCACTTTCGTTTGATAATGACTGCCCTGAAAGAATTCCTAATAAAAAGAAGCTTGAATGTGATACTAAAGATTTAGATGTCAGATTTGAAGACAATGACACTGTTATTTTGAGTAAGCCAAGGTTGCGAACTAGGTCAGCAGATAGTGTCCCATGTGGAAAAAGCTCCAAAGCTGACTCTCTTCCTAGTGATATTAGTAGTAATAGGTATAACCGTTTGTCCAGAAGGAAAGGTCGATTAAAAAGTGAAAGTGATTCTTCATTTAGGACACAACATGACGGTGAGGAAATGGGAATCTCAGAGCAAGTGTTGTCTCAAAGTAGACATGATTTTAGAAATATTAGTGGTAGTACATCAGAGGACAATAGTGATTGTGTGTCTCGTAATGGGAGAAGAAAATCTCTTTCCAAAAGTACCTGTGAAAGTCTGTCAAAAGAAGATTCCTTAATGGCTGTAATGGCATTGGCAGAAAATTCTGTGATAAAAGGTAAAAACTTAGATATTAAAAATGAACCCAGTGTAATTAGAAACCGaccagttagagagagaagacctAGCTCTAAGTGGCTTGAAAGTCTAGCCTTTGGTAAGTGCTCTAAAAGGCTTTCTACACCCAAGCTCAGGACTGAACGGTCTGTGTCAGACACTAGTGATCATTCAAGCTCTGGAAAACTACGGAACAATGATGAAAGTGCAAAAACACTTGATATGAAAAAACTAAGGGATGAAGTGAGGTCACTTACAATCATTTCAGGAAACCAAAATAGAGGGCCAGGtttaacaacaaacaacaaagatGTAAATGTGGTTGATGTACTATGTCACAGTGAAATGAGTGAGTGTATCGAGAGTAAAGTATATAATAGTAATGTTGGCTGTAATAGTATTGATTATAATAAAACCTCAGTTGTTGTTGCCAAGAGTAAAACTAATAAGAGCAATGATGACTGGGAAAAGGGAAGTGAAATGGTAGAGGATGGTGTTGGGGATTTATTAGATATTGTTAGAGCAGGAAACATACAAAACAGAATAGATGATGAGACAACAGACACTGAAGTTAATCAGGAAGAGGAACTTTTGTGCAAAATTGATGGATCACAGAAGTTGAATCagcaacaaaagacaaaaaagaagaaaaacaagaaaattcaataCAATACTCATGTAAAAAATATAGATGAAATGGTGGTTAAACTTGATAACAAAATGGCAGTTGGCACAATAATTGACAATGACACTATAaaccaagatgatgatgatgaagaagcaTTTTTGGAAGGTGGAATAGATGAAGACGAAATGAAGTGCAAAGAGGGAAACGCTGATGACTGTAAGGATCTAGGTGTTTGTTTTGAGGGAGTTGAGGATGAAGcagatattaatataaaaagtGAGAAGCAGGAGCAACCACTTGAGAAAGGCACTAAGGGAGTTGCTACTGAGGTAAAAGTTACTCAAAGTGACAAGAATACTGAATGTCATGAATTGTCATCACAACATGAAAGACGTGACAAAAAGAATGCCTCTCTTGATAATGTATTTACAAGTACTGTAACAAAGTTATATCTTTCAGAGGGTATTGAAAGTTCTGAATCATCAGAAACACTTGTTTCTGATGATTCTTTGTGTAAGAGCTTTTCTGGTAAAGAGATTTCTAGTGAAGATTCTAGCGGCAAAAGTACAGCAGAAAGATGTACAGCAAGTAGTGAAGAGAGTAGTACAGAAAATATAGTTGAGGATGATGAAGTAGTAGTGCAGAGGAAGTACAAAGTTGACCTTTGTAAAAGTTCACAACTTTCCAAAGTAATTAGAATAGATGAAGAGATATCATTCAAAGTGAACCAAGAGGAACAAGCAAAAATattttacactttaaacaaaGGTGAATTGTCTGATGAAGGCCTGGACTCACCTGAAAGAGCAAGGAAGTTGACTGACTTTGAAGAGGACAAACTTTTGGAAGAAATTTTTGATGAATGTGAGAAATTACCGCATGAAAAATTAAACTTTGTGGAGGAATTGGAAGTAAAGTCATGTGACAGGAAAAGTTTACTAAATtgtgacaaaaatacaaaatttttagtCAAACATACCCCCAAAACAAGTGAAAAACTTGAAGAAggaaatcataatcaaaatatgaGGAGTACATTTGATAAGTTTGAAGAGATCGAACCGGAATTGTATGAGGACAGTGAATCAGAATCGAATGACGATAGTGAAATAGATAAAGGGAGTCTTACAAATATTGAACCTGGTGTTGAAACAGGATTGGTAGAGAACAGCATTCAGAAAATAACAGAAAGTGAGGAAACAGGATTGGCAGAGAACAGCACCCAGAAAATAATAGAAAGCGAGGAAGTACCTTGGACAAACCATGAAAAGAGTGAATTGAGGGACCAcaaatttctaaataatttagAAGACAATAGTAAAATGTCAGAGTTGTTGGTAAATGATACTTTAGTTGGAAACCATAAGGAAGAGGTTGTTTGTCAGGATGAAATAACTAAATTAGATCTCACTCTGGAAAGGATGGATTGTAAAATAAAGGGCTGTGATGCTGGAATCCTTAGTCAACCCACAACTGATTTAGCTTATCCCAAAGATGGGTTTGAGAAAGATGTTACTTCAAAGTTTGTTGGTAACTTGGAGAAGACAGTTGAAAAAAGAATTACTGCCGATTTAAAACTGGCAGAAGCAGCCAGTTGTACTGAAGTGTTCGAAGAGATGAGCAAAGAAGCTCCAGTTAATCCCATAATCAATTTTGAAAAGACCGCAACTGGAAGGTTAGATTCCTCAGAGGAGACTATTAGAAAAGAAGCAAGTGCCAGAGATTTACAGTTGCAAGAAGAGGTTAAGAATACTGATATTCCAGAAGAGATTTATAAGGAAAATACTGCTGGTGAAAAAATCTATGAAGAAACCTTAGGAAAAGAAATTCTTCATGATACTGAAATGTGTGTGAAAGAAGCTCCTACTAATAGTGGCAACTCTGTCTTCAATATAAATGTTTCACCAAGACTTTCCAAAGAGTTAAGTATTGTGTGTTCTGATTCCAGTACTGTTGGTAGTAGGTCCCCtcatagtaaaaaagaaaaatgtaggaGCCCTAGATCTACAGGTCCTTTGTCACCCTTAAAAATTTCACCATTGTGTCCATCTCGGGAATGGCATGGACGAGGGGCTAAACTCAAAGCTCAAGTACTTATTCAAGATCAGCAGTCTGGTGTTACAGCTCAAGTACTTATTCATGATCAACAGACTGGTGTTACTAATTCTGAGAGGGGAAAATATTCACCCAGATCTACAGGTCATTTATCTCCCTTGAAAATTTCACCAGAATTATCTCCACCACGGGAATGGCATGGTCGTGGAGCTAAACTCAAAGCTCAAGTGCTTATTCAGGATCAGCAGACATATGTTGCTGATTCTGAGAGGGAAAGACATTCACCCAAATCTACATCTGATTTGTCTCCCTTGAAAGAGTCGCCAGAATTATCTCCACCACGGGAATGGCATGGTCGTGGAGCTAAACTCAAAGCGCAAGTGCTTATTCAAGATCAGCAGACAAATGTTACTGATTCTGAGAATGAAAGAAATTCACCCAAAACTACCAATGATTTGTCTCCCCTGAAAGTTTCACCCGAGTTATCTTCACCTCGGGAATGGCATGGTCGTGGAGCTAAACTTAAAGCACAAGTACTTATTCAGGATCAGCAGACAGGTGTTATTGATTCTCATGTAGTTTGCTCTGGTCTTGGTATTGCAGATGTTAAGAAGGGTTTTGGAACAGATGGATCAGATGATAAATCAGGTGCTTACGTGAAAAGTGAGAAAGAAAAGACTATTTCAAGTACTAAAATTACGAGTCCAAAAGTTAGTGGAGTATCCCATTCTAATACTGGCATTTCCCTGAAGTCCCCTAAACCTTCTAAATTTGTGCACGATGATCGCGAGTGGCAAGCAAGAGGAGCCAAACTGAAAGCACAGATTATGATTAGTGACCAGCAGAATGGCCAAATGAACACCTTAGTGGAACCAATGGACAACAGCTTCTCCCCAGTTCTCAAGTCTCCTCCTGCAAAGAAAGCAAAACTTGGAAGTCCACCTGTGAATATGAAAGATATTAGATCATTCTTCACAGTTCAGAAGGCTTCAGAACAAAAATTCAAGAAAGGTGTGAGTGGATCTGATGTCATGCCTAAATCAAGCTCTTCCACACAAGCTGACTCTCCCAGTTCACCTAACTGTGCAAGCTCTTCAAGTGCCTGGAAAATGAGATCTCCCACTGCTGATTTTACCAATGAACATTCTTTGCTAGATGATGTAGCTTCTGATGAAAAAAGCTTTGTGAAAGCTAATCCTGTCACTGTACCTAATGATAAACATAATAAACGGAATGGCAAGATCATCCATCACGTTGAAAACAACTGGAATGGCAGAATGGTCAGTTGCATTGAATCTTCAAGTAAACTAGTATCTCCAAATAACAGTAAGTTAAATGAACCGAACCACAAGCTTACTCCTCCCAGTGCCGGATCTTCCAGTATGCCTCTGTCTCCAAGTACAGGTAATAGTACTTTTGTAAAACCAGACCCTCATAGTATAGGTTCTACCAAACTTCTTAGCAGTCCACAGTGTGTAACAGACTCTTCCAACAAAGATAGTCCTCAGACATTCAGGAGAAGGAAGTTAAAATTATATTCTGTCACTAGTAGTGACATAAGAACATTCTTTGCTCCAGTTAAAAGTACCAAAAGAAAGCTAGAATCCTCATCACCACTTGATTGCAAGGCTATAAAACGAGAAGAAAGTTCCCTGTTGAAATTACCAAAGAATATGGAAGTTCCTGAGATCCATCCTTTGCAGACTACCTGTCAGCCAAGTAAaatcatgtctgaaaaattccaGACTTTGGACTCTGCAACCTCACCAGACTTTGAAGGCTTCCCGTATGGTTCAAGGCAATCAGGTGTCCGAGCCAGAACTTTAGTGAGATTAATAActcttataaaaagtaaaaaatggtaTGGATTGggtaattttccttttcctttagatCAATTATGTGACTGGAATGATGGCATGTTAGAAGACAGATTATTTGATAAGTATTCATAGATGTAACTTTTTACTGTAAATAAAGTATTGTTTTATTCAATAGCGAagttctgtatttcatttgtattaaatttgattcaagaaaagaattaatatatattttgagtaTGTctccagacttttttttattcatttgtataaaaGTCATGGCAGGTTAGTATTCAGTATGAAAACTCCAAaagggtttttgtttttgatgaatCAATACAATGTATTGTGTATCAAGATGATATTTTTGTACAGTATTCCCTTCTCTTTACCCCTGTACAGTTTACTTGCAATATTTGTTgtgagacaaataaaaaaaatatgagacttTGACTTTATTACCCTCTAAAATCTCTAGCAAAAACTAGTTTCTTGGTTTAGAAGCcagatattttttatatggtatacatgtgtgtattgGTGTTATGAATAGATGTATGATACATTTATGTATAAGTTATAAGTGATCAACAGTGATGATCTCCCAGAACCTCGGGATAACCACATTGGCTCCCCTTCTGACCACACCCAGAATTGTTTCTAGATCACCTTGTTCAATGGTCAGTAAAGTCCCTGTCTCTGTACAGCTGGAGGCAAAAGTATATGTGGTGAGAGAAAGGCTGATCTCGCAGAGCAGTGATGGAAATGACACGTTACCTCAGATCATCGGAATCCAGGTAAATTGCTTGaaaacaaaatgcttgaaaaattattattcgaACTATTAATTGTTGAGAGGTTGATTGAAGCtaattgaaaaattcataaatttatttgtctttacaactaaaaagcagagaaaaaaaagttataattcataaattcatttggctttacaattaaaaatgaGGATGCGAAACTTTATTCGTtactttattaatatgaaatattgtgAGCAACACTTCttaaatattcttcattttccgcatcactataaaaagataaaatattttgtaatcttTGTGTACAatcactgtattttttttctgcttccaacTTTATTCACACCACCGACAAATTGCTCGATTATCATCTCCTGTAAACTTTGTTCTCGCTTTAAGGCATCTATAAACTTCCAAATCGACAAGCACTTACTTGATGTTGGAAACTGTTGTGCCATCCCTCTAGCATTATTTGTTTTTGGCATTCCCTCCTTGACGTAGTCAAAACAGTTCCACATTTCGTGTTTGAATATAGGAGCATGTCTACGATTATGTCTGTATGGTCGTCAAATCCAGGTATCTTCAAAGTAATTGACCACTCCTTGAAGTTCAGCTGGAAAAATGtcgttttctgttaaaaattcaAATGTTGCCACAACACTGTACCGGTATAAACGCCAACGCAGATAATAGACGTGCTTTAAGAGCAAATTCAGCATTAGTGTCGTACATAGTCTTTAGTCCACTTCCTTGTATTTTTCTATAAAGGCTCTGACAAAAGTGAAAAAAGCACCCACGAAGTTTAGATCTTGGAAATTCTTGCTTGGTTGCCTTAACCATCGCCAGTTCAAAATCGATCATTATAGTCAAAGGCTGGAATgaaggaattttttcttttaaagccaCAAGGAACTTCTTATAGGTTTCTTCAGTTTTGTTAGGTAATAATGCGTATACAAGAGGCATAATTATACCCGAGGCAACAGTTTTAAAGGTTCCATCAGCATACCAGTGCTCCGATTGAACTAAGAtgtcaagattttttttgttgCAAAAATCAATATCCGAGCATTCGTTGGACCTGAGTCATAGATAAGAAACGATTCCcctttgtttgtagttgtaaacTCTTCAGGGATATCCAGATCGAGAGAACTGTTAGGCAAAGcttgtccattttttcttgcACGTGTATTTCAGAtggttcttttcatattttctactgTAGGGAGCTTTACAGCTGCAGCATAATTTACATCTGCTGAGGAACATGATACAATATATTGGGGTGCATCTCTACTATTCGCCGTATGCTTTTTCACCTTCTCCACTACTATTCGCCGCAAGTTTTTTCACCTTCTCCATTACTATAGCAGCTTCAATTCCACTAGCATCTCCTGCATGATTATGATTTCCACTTTGTTTCATAATGTTATCATCTACAGTAATGACACGAGCAGAGCATTTCATTTTTTGTGGacatttcacatttccaatatattttattgcGCACTGATTTATCCTTTATAAGTAGCCATCTAAACacaatttcttctttcctttttcgctTTGTACAAAACTTTAAAAATCCATCTTTATGGTTTGAAGTTTCTTACGAAAGTTATGGGAATAAAACTaggaaaactaatgaaataaacaaaagttcaGATAACGGTTTAGAAAATGGTTTAATGGTTAAGATGATGATACTTGGTTAATGTTTATTGGCTTTCGCGCTGTTGTTAGTTCGGCTTTTGAGAAATCGGTCTTTCGAGCAATTGATAGTTCAGTTTTCGAGCAATTGAGAGTTCGAGTAACAATTTTTCGAGCAATTTACCGAATTCCAGATCATCTACAGCCATGTATTGGGGAATATCGGAAATCtattgtgattggtgtcataaacaGTGTTTCTCTCCTGTCGGAACTTCTATTCAACAAGTGGTGGACTAACTCATTTCTCTGTAGGGAAAAACTATTCCAGCTTCAGCCATTAATGGCTAGAGGTTTTGTCATCCTTGGTCTGGTATGACCATGGTAACCGCCAATACCCCCTGGCCAAGTGGTATTCCACTCTGGGAGTGTCTTTGGTTAGTGTTCCCAGAGTGATCCCCTTTGACCTACTCTTATCTGTTGGTTGCATGTTTTGAGGTAGTATTGCAACGCTTTTCATCCCCATGCAGAAGAGCTTGACACGTTAGGTCACTCCAATTGCTGTAGACGGGTCGGTCTACTGGAATACACTTCAGTGGATTGCTGACTTGGCCAACCTATTTGAGTCAAGCTCTGCTCAATTTGTGGTATAGCCATTCACTTTCTCTCagccgtctgaagaatgggagcccaaccccccctctctcgggtattccattgaggtttgagggatgtgtatttctagtgatagaagttctctctctctgtgtagttcggaagtcacctaacataaccgttgctgaataaccactggttccatgcaacataaaaacgccatacaaacgaAGAAA
Protein-coding sequences here:
- the LOC135204355 gene encoding uncharacterized protein LOC135204355 isoform X2 gives rise to the protein MFMSRNTLCPDGGKASPINFVLTRVKGPISSPSEDAKIYQSSSLPLPAIGAVEETLQHVCCNRLFTTTLHYQSHLIEKAETDQAHEFKLLEMGLLRCSLCSIWVQSSGMSLHLRKFHGIIKVNKNATSLGELSSGNKAETTVKPGKSYVIKVSGQTVSAGQPLVGSSTKKSNNIEILSSSASLTKPAYKLITSDGKVYPNTIRLQNSSSGIGGKVIVRPSVPFNNGVPVVTYGSRMIMKANRNISEGKIRMPISSKTGICKVVPAGGAVLQSTSQFAKSVGGVTTVQISGGNIVATSSSGKVSKMKTKFCAELGKPLINVDKKIISRSYKVVEKCSSNKTLPLTNVDLERTNKNKSTNVGVETTVKSPGEKSEVSHTRTKGVSNRKKELMLDMEGPDEKLAFLKFDHSDDIFEEFALSLEKIQKEKESLAKKGKPSTKQKSVPPVSNQSTVVPSEKSDCNGKAESSKPVSNKKRRKQVLKPVLEPGGDVNMETPITSKVKVRKKGKNVLPDSECHTPKVGKKTSPTITVNTKKYRRKFKENKCDTPKCTPKTSQQTPKGKRGGWKKKRPVGRPRREEVSEVSTPNLTGLDTMFNEPTHEDVENEPVLSPKREEEDNIPTVELDLFTLSSLNEKVSVLLTEPHNPDFKVYASMDAIFVGDSALGDVTNQIGYVTDSNNVVFVNPGHFLFPNVQELDKFIPSPIMTIKEKMSLSPRKLCKRATNVKLSVISKENQGVENNQESQGNSRESKISPTKKKTSIADSKINSYTGHKKSLKDKSLGLMVSSSDVVRDSKENVPLARLDGSSGNSKDVRVRRRSARHSGENKGDEQLPSVLNKDEELPGAEIEIKKGEPRSRTMSGSLKLGRNVQVKHLIDGQGKEENVDCDKVDCDKILKVVISPIKSEFQNLVQELKAGLLKSSGNHRIALSFDNDCPERIPNKKKLECDTKDLDVRFEDNDTVILSKPRLRTRSADSVPCGKSSKADSLPSDISSNRYNRLSRRKGRLKSESDSSFRTQHDGEEMGISEQVLSQSRHDFRNISGSTSEDNSDCVSRNGRRKSLSKSTCESLSKEDSLMAVMALAENSVIKGKNLDIKNEPSVIRNRPVRERRPSSKWLESLAFGKCSKRLSTPKLRTERSVSDTSDHSSSGKLRNNDESAKTLDMKKLRDEVRSLTIISGNQNRGPGLTTNNKDVNVVDVLCHSEMSECIESKVYNSNVGCNSIDYNKTSVVVAKSKTNKSNDDWEKGSEMVEDGVGDLLDIVRAGNIQNRIDDETTDTEVNQEEELLCKIDGSQKLNQQQKTKKKKNKKIQYNTHVKNIDEMVVKLDNKMAVGTIIDNDTINQDDDDEEAFLEGGIDEDEMKCKEGNADDCKDLGVCFEGVEDEADINIKSEKQEQPLEKGTKGVATEVKVTQSDKNTECHELSSQHERRDKKNASLDNVFTSTVTKLYLSEGIESSESSETLVSDDSLCKSFSGKEISSEDSSGKSTAERCTASSEESSTENIVEDDEVVVQRKYKVDLCKSSQLSKVIRIDEEISFKVNQEEQAKIFYTLNKGELSDEGLDSPERARKLTDFEEDKLLEEIFDECEKLPHEKLNFVEELEVKSCDRKSLLNCDKNTKFLVKHTPKTSEKLEEGNHNQNMRSTFDKFEEIEPELYEDSESESNDDSEIDKGSLTNIEPGVETGLVENSIQKITESEETGLAENSTQKIIESEEVPWTNHEKSELRDHKFLNNLEDNSKMSELLVNDTLVGNHKEEVVCQDEITKLDLTLERMDCKIKGCDAGILSQPTTDLAYPKDGFEKDVTSKFVGNLEKTVEKRITADLKLAEAASCTEVFEEMSKEAPVNPIINFEKTATGRLDSSEETIRKEASARDLQLQEEVKNTDIPEEIYKENTAGEKIYEETLGKEILHDTEMCVKEAPTNSGNSVFNINVSPRLSKELSIVCSDSSTVGSRSPHSKKEKCRSPRSTGPLSPLKISPLCPSREWHGRGAKLKAQVLIQDQQSGVTAQVLIHDQQTGVTNSERGKYSPRSTGHLSPLKISPELSPPREWHGRGAKLKAQVLIQDQQTYVADSERERHSPKSTSDLSPLKESPELSPPREWHGRGAKLKAQVLIQDQQTNVTDSENERNSPKTTNDLSPLKVSPELSSPREWHGRGAKLKAQVLIQDQQTGVIDSHVVCSGLGIADVKKGFGTDGSDDKSGAYVKSEKEKTISSTKITSPKVSGVSHSNTGISLKSPKPSKFVHDDREWQARGAKLKAQIMISDQQNGQMNTLVEPMDNSFSPVLKSPPAKKAKLGSPPVNMKDIRSFFTVQKASEQKFKKGVSGSDVMPKSSSSTQADSPSSPNCASSSSAWKMRSPTADFTNEHSLLDDVASDEKSFVKANPVTVPNDKHNKRNGKIIHHVENNWNGRMVSCIESSSKLVSPNNSKLNEPNHKLTPPSAGSSSMPLSPSTGNSTFVKPDPHSIGSTKLLSSPQCVTDSSNKDSPQTFRRRKLKLYSVTSSDIRTFFAPVKSTKRKLESSSPLDCKAIKREESSLLKLPKNMEVPEIHPLQTTCQPSKIMSEKFQTLDSATSPDFEGFPYGSRQSGVRARTLVRLITLIKSKKWYGLGNFPFPLDQLCDWNDGMLEDRLFDKYS